In the Bacillota bacterium LX-D genome, one interval contains:
- a CDS encoding MinD/ParA family protein produces the protein MADQAAKLREIIKFSSQEHIQHKPRIITITSGKGGVGKTNFVINLAVALSKKGKRVVIFDADLGMANADVLLGVVPSYTLYDVLQGSKTLQEVMISGPENIQLIPGASGMEELANLDNFQRERLMQGLKKLEVDTDFLLIDTGAGISKNVLGFVSAADELIVILTPEPTSLTDAYGIMKIVSKFKLHPAVHMVVNRVNSRQEAMRTISKIEVVTKKFLQLKVSPLGYIHDDKVVNKAVMKQEAFILKYPNSVAADNILQIATNLLQGNFRPPKGTTGFINRLISLFAKE, from the coding sequence ATGGCTGACCAGGCAGCAAAGCTAAGAGAAATTATTAAATTTTCCTCGCAGGAACATATACAGCATAAACCTAGGATAATTACGATTACTAGTGGCAAGGGAGGAGTAGGTAAGACTAATTTCGTCATTAATTTAGCTGTTGCTTTATCTAAAAAAGGCAAAAGAGTGGTTATTTTTGATGCAGATTTAGGTATGGCTAATGCAGATGTACTGCTAGGTGTGGTGCCATCTTATACATTGTATGATGTTTTACAAGGCAGCAAGACTCTTCAGGAAGTAATGATTTCAGGACCGGAGAATATTCAGCTGATTCCAGGTGCTTCCGGTATGGAAGAACTGGCAAACCTAGATAACTTCCAGCGTGAGCGATTGATGCAAGGTTTGAAAAAATTAGAGGTAGATACTGATTTTCTTCTAATTGATACGGGAGCCGGCATTTCCAAAAATGTATTAGGGTTTGTTAGTGCTGCCGATGAGTTAATTGTAATTTTAACTCCTGAACCTACTTCATTGACTGATGCCTATGGCATTATGAAAATTGTTTCTAAGTTTAAATTGCATCCAGCTGTACATATGGTTGTAAACCGTGTAAATAGCAGACAAGAGGCTATGCGAACAATAAGTAAAATTGAAGTAGTAACTAAGAAATTTTTGCAACTAAAAGTATCCCCTTTGGGATATATTCACGACGATAAAGTTGTAAATAAAGCAGTAATGAAGCAGGAAGCTTTTATTCTAAAGTATCCAAATTCAGTGGCTGCTGATAATATACTGCAAATTGCTACCAACCTTTTACAAGGAAACTTTAGGCCTCCAAAAGGAACCACAGGTTTTATTAATCGGCTGATCAGCCTTTTTGCTAAGGA